One genomic segment of Calditrichota bacterium includes these proteins:
- a CDS encoding phosphatidylglycerophosphatase A has translation MKAFAAHVFSTFFGIGHSPFAPGTMGAIAATIIYWYFLPSGGLVWFLALIAITLIGVGLSSITEKEFQQKSGDSNAHDPGIIVLDEVAGVLFALFGMGKQWPWVLAALILFRIFDILKPFPVKQFEKLPGGWGIMMDDVVAGIIANVILRIALLFLR, from the coding sequence ATGAAAGCTTTTGCGGCGCATGTTTTCTCAACTTTTTTCGGTATCGGCCATTCGCCATTCGCGCCAGGCACCATGGGCGCCATCGCCGCTACGATTATTTACTGGTATTTTTTACCCAGCGGCGGTCTCGTTTGGTTTTTGGCGTTAATTGCAATCACTCTCATTGGCGTAGGTTTATCCTCGATCACAGAAAAAGAATTTCAGCAAAAGTCAGGCGATAGCAATGCCCACGATCCGGGAATTATTGTGCTGGATGAAGTCGCCGGGGTGCTGTTTGCGCTGTTCGGTATGGGCAAGCAATGGCCCTGGGTTTTGGCGGCGCTAATTTTATTCCGAATTTTTGATATTTTAAAACCATTTCCCGTCAAACAGTTTGAGAAATTGCCCGGCGGGTGGGGCATCATGATGGACGATGTTGTCGCCGGCATTATTGCAAATGTTATTTTGAGAATCGCGCTGCTGTTTTTGAGATAG